A genomic stretch from Gemmatimonadota bacterium includes:
- a CDS encoding efflux RND transporter periplasmic adaptor subunit: MIDRTRSWLRARPHAAVRLALAGLIAAAGCGGGSEAEGTEAAALTVNVSDLAVVDSATIETGPLVSGSLEAREQATVRAEVGGTVTDVRVEEGEEVSRGDVLLALDTEAPAGTLESARAQVTSLEEQVEVARRDVDRYQRLVDVGAVSEQQLETARNQLATLQAQLADARARRTEAGERVADTRPVAPLGGVVSQRPVNSGDVVSVGEPLVTIVDPSSLRLVASVPAEALSQLEVGAPVEFEVSGFPDQSFNGTVTRINPVADPATRQVTLYVDIPNDEGRLVAGLFAEGRVATQRHRTLVIPAGATDLTAEAAASAAGSVLRVREGRAERVQVTFGLVDPRTDRLEVLEGIQAGDTVLVGPAREITPDTPVQIAAAPDTTAGG; encoded by the coding sequence ATGATCGATCGTACGAGATCCTGGTTGCGCGCGCGTCCCCATGCCGCCGTGCGTCTCGCGCTCGCGGGGCTGATCGCCGCCGCCGGGTGCGGTGGCGGATCGGAGGCAGAGGGGACGGAGGCCGCGGCCTTGACGGTCAACGTCTCCGACCTGGCTGTCGTCGACTCTGCGACCATCGAGACCGGTCCGTTGGTGTCGGGCTCGCTCGAGGCGCGGGAGCAGGCCACGGTGCGCGCCGAGGTGGGCGGGACCGTCACCGACGTACGCGTGGAGGAGGGAGAAGAGGTGAGCCGGGGGGACGTGCTTCTCGCGCTCGACACGGAGGCGCCCGCGGGAACACTGGAGTCGGCGCGCGCCCAGGTGACGTCGCTCGAGGAACAGGTCGAGGTGGCTCGCCGCGACGTGGATCGCTATCAGCGCCTGGTGGACGTGGGGGCCGTATCCGAGCAGCAGCTCGAGACCGCGCGGAACCAGTTGGCCACGCTGCAGGCTCAGCTCGCCGATGCCCGTGCCCGCCGCACGGAGGCCGGGGAGCGCGTGGCGGATACCCGGCCGGTGGCGCCCCTCGGTGGCGTCGTGAGCCAGCGCCCGGTCAACAGCGGTGACGTCGTCTCGGTCGGTGAGCCGCTGGTGACCATCGTCGACCCCTCCAGCCTGAGACTGGTGGCGTCGGTTCCGGCGGAGGCGCTCTCGCAGCTCGAGGTCGGGGCACCGGTGGAGTTCGAGGTGTCCGGCTTTCCGGATCAGTCCTTCAACGGGACCGTGACGCGCATCAATCCGGTGGCGGACCCGGCCACCCGCCAGGTCACGCTCTACGTCGACATTCCCAACGACGAGGGGCGTCTGGTGGCCGGCCTCTTCGCCGAGGGGCGGGTAGCCACCCAACGGCACCGGACGTTGGTGATCCCCGCCGGAGCCACCGACCTGACGGCCGAAGCCGCCGCCTCGGCCGCCGGATCCGTGCTCCGGGTACGGGAGGGTCGGGCGGAGCGCGTGCAGGTCACCTTCGGGCTGGTGGATCCCCGCACGGATCGCCTGGAGGTCCTGGAGGGCATCCAGGCCGGCGACACCGTGCTGGTAGGCCCTGCCCGGGAGATCACGCCCGACACGCCGGTGCAGATCGCGGCCGCGCCCGACACGACGGCGGGGGGCTGA
- a CDS encoding TolC family protein, with protein sequence MHAAKAQAQTTHPDSTAAARALSLAEAIRLAEGNAEQVEIAAASVQAAEGQQQSAFAARLPQLGGNASYSRTLDSQFRGAFGGGGNDTPSCPPYSPNPGLGLEARVDSLEQAFVCGPSSPFGGADFNSVGFGSENTWTLGLQLSWQVYGGGRLAALSSAADAEVRAADAGLTAARAGSVLEVVQAYYDAQLSTRLVEIAGAVLEQAEATLQQTEARERVGTEAEFQVLRARVARDNQRPVLIERRTARDVAFFRLKQLLDLPLEREVVLTDQLEDVATALPTDSVPAAPALEDRTAVLQARSTVAAQEDRVDAAWSQHLPGLALTSSYGRVAYPTDLTPQWSQFRTNWTVGVALQVPLFTGGRIGAEETVARSGLLQAQARLEQTREAATLDTYQAYASLQAAQANWEASSGSVSQAERAYEIAEIRFEEGLSTQLELSDVRLQLAQARANRAQAARNLLVARTRVRLLPDLPVGPALQASPDGGAPIGAGAPPGMQAGPGAPGATPAGAGVPGTPNPTGPSGSPR encoded by the coding sequence GTGCACGCTGCGAAGGCCCAAGCACAGACCACGCACCCGGATTCCACCGCCGCAGCGCGCGCGCTGTCCCTGGCCGAAGCGATCCGGCTCGCGGAAGGCAACGCCGAGCAGGTGGAGATCGCGGCCGCCTCCGTGCAGGCTGCGGAAGGCCAACAGCAGAGCGCCTTTGCCGCGCGGCTGCCCCAGCTCGGCGGCAACGCCTCCTACTCCAGGACGCTGGACAGCCAGTTCCGTGGCGCGTTCGGTGGCGGTGGCAACGACACGCCGTCGTGTCCGCCGTACTCGCCGAACCCCGGGCTCGGGCTGGAGGCACGGGTGGATTCGCTCGAACAGGCGTTCGTCTGCGGCCCGTCGAGTCCCTTCGGTGGGGCGGACTTCAACTCCGTCGGCTTCGGCAGCGAGAACACCTGGACGCTCGGGCTCCAACTCTCGTGGCAGGTCTACGGCGGTGGCCGCCTCGCCGCGCTGAGCTCGGCCGCGGACGCCGAAGTGCGCGCCGCCGATGCGGGGCTGACCGCAGCCCGTGCCGGATCCGTCCTCGAGGTGGTGCAGGCCTACTATGACGCGCAGCTCTCGACGCGTCTCGTGGAGATCGCGGGTGCCGTGCTCGAGCAGGCCGAGGCCACCCTGCAGCAGACCGAGGCGCGCGAGCGGGTGGGCACCGAAGCGGAGTTCCAGGTGTTGCGGGCCCGGGTGGCACGCGACAACCAGCGGCCCGTGCTGATCGAGCGGCGCACGGCGCGCGACGTCGCCTTCTTCCGGCTGAAGCAGCTCCTCGATCTTCCCCTGGAACGCGAGGTGGTGCTGACGGACCAGCTCGAGGACGTGGCGACCGCGCTCCCGACCGACAGCGTTCCCGCAGCACCGGCACTGGAGGACCGCACCGCCGTTCTTCAGGCCCGCTCCACAGTTGCCGCGCAGGAGGACCGGGTCGACGCCGCCTGGTCGCAGCACCTCCCGGGTCTCGCGCTGACGTCCTCGTATGGCCGCGTCGCCTACCCGACGGACCTGACGCCGCAATGGAGTCAGTTCCGAACCAACTGGACCGTCGGGGTGGCGCTGCAGGTTCCGCTGTTCACGGGCGGGCGGATCGGCGCGGAAGAGACCGTGGCCCGCTCCGGGCTCCTCCAGGCGCAGGCTCGGCTGGAGCAGACGCGCGAAGCCGCGACGTTGGACACCTACCAGGCCTACGCATCCCTGCAGGCCGCACAAGCCAATTGGGAGGCCAGCTCCGGAAGCGTGTCGCAGGCCGAACGCGCCTACGAGATCGCGGAGATCCGTTTCGAGGAGGGTCTGTCCACGCAACTGGAGCTCAGCGACGTGCGCCTGCAGCTGGCCCAGGCGCGGGCCAACCGCGCCCAGGCTGCGCGCAACCTGCTGGTGGCGCGGACCCGCGTCCGCCTCCTGCCCGATCTACCCGTCGGCCCCGCTCTACAGGCGAGCCCGGACGGAGGCGCGCCCATCGGCGCCGGTGCGCCGCCCGGCATGCAGGCCGGCCCCGGCGCCCCCGGGGCAACGCCGGCGGGCGCGGGCGTACCCGGCACTCCGAACCCCACCGGCCCCAGCGGGAGCCCCCGATGA